A single Paenibacillus sp. FSL R5-0517 DNA region contains:
- a CDS encoding extracellular solute-binding protein: MHQNIPVPEDAEMIAYIEDRFDIDLEVWNLENKRYEELLDLELAQGKIPDLFRIRQPHDLLKYQMQGVLAEIPPEALEQYAPNIVQRIRDYDSRYLEYGKINGSIYGIPVINQTNIYRTPVVYREDWLKRLGLDVPKTLDEFEAVMYAFAKDDPDGNGKQDTYGLSREGLNVVFGAFGQSVFTEQLYFNEKNNQLVIGALEPEMKQALEYMQKWYRDGIIDPEFITGENKGGYKHLSHTFINGKIGMTSMGNYYHWNQAGDYSVLNENGEEIPVEPSFNVSELLQKNAAAKIVFGSPVIGPDGHSGSKGNNLLMNFIAIGAEAANEPGKLEKILEILDYVSANPDPIEQIKMEYGLPGKHWDWSAADSKSFHLLRPYSQMENYTNMIGSSIGMMVPGAASDKREQWAASAGLTENGIYNRLEVATPALIQYSSELIRMRDRAYISIITGDQPVGYFDTFVEEFKDAGGQQVLLEANHWYKARKETSRTQ, translated from the coding sequence ATGCATCAGAATATCCCTGTTCCTGAGGACGCGGAGATGATTGCCTATATTGAGGATCGGTTTGATATCGATCTGGAGGTGTGGAACCTTGAGAACAAGCGGTACGAGGAACTGCTGGACCTGGAGCTGGCTCAGGGAAAAATACCGGATCTGTTCCGAATCAGGCAACCACATGATCTGCTTAAGTATCAAATGCAAGGCGTGTTAGCGGAGATTCCCCCTGAAGCACTTGAACAATATGCGCCCAATATTGTACAGCGAATTCGTGATTATGACTCACGTTATTTGGAGTACGGAAAAATAAATGGCAGCATCTATGGAATTCCAGTCATCAATCAGACCAACATCTATCGGACTCCTGTCGTATACCGGGAGGACTGGCTTAAAAGGCTGGGTCTGGACGTTCCGAAAACATTAGATGAATTCGAAGCGGTCATGTACGCTTTTGCCAAAGATGATCCGGACGGTAATGGCAAACAGGATACGTATGGGCTATCCAGAGAGGGCTTAAATGTCGTGTTTGGCGCCTTTGGACAATCTGTTTTTACCGAGCAGCTTTATTTTAATGAAAAAAACAACCAACTCGTGATCGGCGCTTTGGAGCCTGAGATGAAACAAGCCTTGGAGTATATGCAGAAATGGTATCGGGATGGGATTATTGATCCGGAGTTTATCACGGGAGAGAATAAAGGTGGCTATAAACATCTGTCCCACACTTTTATTAATGGCAAAATCGGGATGACCTCGATGGGAAATTACTATCATTGGAATCAAGCGGGAGATTACAGTGTCCTCAATGAAAATGGTGAGGAAATCCCAGTCGAGCCTTCGTTCAACGTCAGTGAGCTACTCCAGAAGAATGCAGCCGCCAAGATTGTATTCGGTTCTCCGGTTATAGGTCCTGATGGACATAGCGGTTCCAAAGGGAATAATCTGCTCATGAATTTTATTGCTATAGGTGCTGAGGCTGCAAACGAGCCGGGAAAACTGGAGAAAATCTTGGAGATACTTGATTATGTAAGTGCCAACCCCGATCCGATCGAACAGATCAAAATGGAGTATGGCCTTCCAGGAAAGCACTGGGATTGGAGTGCTGCAGATTCAAAATCGTTCCACTTGCTTCGTCCATACAGCCAAATGGAGAATTACACGAATATGATCGGCTCAAGTATTGGCATGATGGTTCCAGGTGCAGCCTCGGACAAACGTGAACAATGGGCTGCATCTGCAGGGTTGACGGAGAATGGTATCTATAATCGCCTGGAGGTTGCAACCCCTGCCCTGATTCAATATTCATCGGAGTTGATTCGTATGAGAGACAGAGCATATATCTCCATCATTACCGGCGATCAGCCTGTGGGGTATTTCGATACTTTTGTGGAAGAATTTAAGGATGCAGGTGGGCAACAGGTGCTGCTTGAAGCGAATCATTGGTATAAGGCGCGTAAGGAAACAAGTCGCACGCAATAG
- a CDS encoding YezD family protein codes for MAKPLKVDEVWLDRIAGQLNDMEFGSLHIVVHEGQIVQMERTERKRFENTPSGSASKTGSTARSNSARPLRGSNASAKG; via the coding sequence ATGGCTAAGCCGTTAAAAGTGGATGAGGTATGGTTGGACCGAATTGCCGGACAACTGAATGACATGGAGTTTGGTTCATTGCATATCGTGGTGCATGAAGGTCAGATTGTGCAGATGGAGCGGACCGAACGCAAGCGTTTTGAGAACACGCCCTCAGGCAGCGCCTCCAAAACTGGAAGCACGGCACGAAGCAATTCAGCCCGTCCACTCCGCGGATCGAATGCGAGTGCGAAGGGATAA
- a CDS encoding MFS transporter → MKSEIRGDSYRAVLRLPSFVVLLVGRLISGAGQILFSMATMWYILQLTESALAAALIPMLPYLIYAFLGIPLATISDRLPKKQLLIWTDILRAGIACLLALLFMTGSMLPWHIYAANLLIAILGFLFNPATQTVIPAILPEPTKQLAPANALLNSSSKTIELLGYAMGGILIALISVQSILFIYAVTFLLSAISIFFIRIPATKVVKQKGVSGFVKDSMQGITFLFSRKILACCIIFGAIINFAGAPLHIFTPIFANMVLQAGPQGYGLLQSAFAAGSIAGSLLSGKYAKRLSLAHWFLISYLISGTSLLLMPMFPKLYIAIACSFLLMLGLALVNVPLVTSILLSTPEEKRGRVMNSMGVLMSGVSNPLGLLLGGWFIETYNPSWVYMGIGTFVICMGMASLFVRPFREERSKRTRQQTTSM, encoded by the coding sequence ATGAAAAGTGAGATTCGCGGCGACAGCTATCGAGCGGTTTTACGCCTTCCTTCTTTTGTAGTGCTTCTTGTCGGCAGATTGATTTCCGGGGCAGGACAGATTTTATTTTCTATGGCGACGATGTGGTATATCCTGCAATTAACGGAGTCGGCACTCGCTGCTGCGCTTATTCCGATGCTGCCTTATCTGATCTATGCATTTCTAGGCATCCCCCTGGCTACGATCAGCGATCGCCTGCCGAAGAAACAACTTTTGATCTGGACAGATATACTGCGCGCAGGTATAGCCTGTCTTCTGGCGCTTTTGTTCATGACAGGTTCCATGCTTCCTTGGCATATTTACGCAGCCAATCTGCTCATTGCCATCCTTGGATTTTTGTTTAATCCCGCTACCCAGACAGTCATCCCCGCAATTTTGCCAGAACCTACAAAACAATTAGCTCCAGCCAATGCATTACTGAACTCTTCCTCCAAAACGATTGAATTGCTTGGATACGCCATGGGGGGGATATTGATTGCGCTCATCTCCGTTCAGTCCATCTTGTTTATCTATGCAGTTACGTTTCTGTTATCCGCCATATCCATTTTCTTTATCCGCATCCCTGCAACCAAAGTCGTGAAACAAAAAGGAGTCTCAGGTTTTGTCAAAGATAGCATGCAGGGAATTACCTTCCTGTTTTCCCGTAAAATTTTGGCCTGCTGCATTATCTTTGGAGCCATTATCAATTTTGCGGGTGCACCACTGCACATTTTTACGCCGATTTTTGCCAATATGGTGCTGCAAGCCGGACCACAAGGCTACGGTCTTCTTCAGTCAGCCTTTGCCGCTGGAAGTATTGCAGGCTCTCTGCTCAGTGGCAAATATGCCAAAAGACTCTCGCTCGCTCACTGGTTTTTGATTAGTTATCTCATCTCAGGTACAAGTTTGCTGCTCATGCCGATGTTTCCTAAGCTGTATATCGCTATTGCGTGTTCATTTTTGTTGATGCTGGGACTTGCTCTTGTGAACGTACCTTTGGTTACATCGATTCTTTTATCCACACCGGAAGAAAAAAGAGGACGTGTCATGAACAGCATGGGTGTTTTGATGAGTGGTGTTAGTAATCCGCTTGGTTTGTTACTGGGCGGATGGTTCATTGAAACGTACAATCCTTCATGGGTGTACATGGGGATTGGTACATTTGTTATTTGTATGGGCATGGCAAGCCTGTTTGTTCGACCATTCCGTGAAGAACGGAGCAAGCGTACGAGGCAACAAACGACCTCTATGTAG
- a CDS encoding AraC family transcriptional regulator: protein MRKPFQSVRSKMVLSYLAVVLVIALLFGSIFYLFFSHQYSKEIRINNQLSLKSTVNTIESSVIQKVNQVYLSLALGNAANINLDSLKGNHSKILDIEQSLINMVQNYSDLIEAIHVYDAKNHFVVSSIYGLMLYGDTPSSADHTTEWIAAMKETEESSLWMQTRMVPQDAYIESRGQSNMSPIISYVHSYPFQSSGKDSKVMIAIDIKESAISQIIKNMLPADYANTLIIDQDGTVISAADKTLIGSATEENLTQSLLSLHSSDENFAPVFNHDSSVVTQDQFKGNAWRIYTTTPNESFYYKLDSLKEISVLLGLLAVAVGIAMSSIFTRANYSPLKQILNNIKSRMDSPTSLKQDEYRFIDTTFNSLSNKVDSLEETLQANHKMIKHSIMLNMLNNRFTPEELTEQLQSVHISIDYSRFRCIVIDPVNEKWKNLQPRQLQHTLYTMIQQLEMADMEETKLLAEELQDHKIGVIICTNQSEEPISDHIINFIHTEARSRFGLEFVLSLGGWVEHFTKIHTSYHQANALIRYAYFFPDQSAIQDLDLLNREASGLEIPESYLINFEKKLQTRDMQGSVQAIQELVAIIKEGPYSAEYSRIILLKTVSIYAECIQQMRLQPAEASSLNLYKQFSLFYNINRYSEWMIHLVTEFVMHMEKRSEVRSVDTISAVKAYIHEHLSGDLTLDHVSEQVFISPKYLSKLFKEETGIVYSEYVTNQRMERARELMTQREITVEQVASTVGYRTPAYFIKKFKEIHGCTPKNFMRSLMEQ, encoded by the coding sequence GTGCGTAAGCCATTTCAGTCTGTGAGATCCAAGATGGTTCTTTCCTACCTCGCTGTCGTTCTTGTCATTGCGCTTCTTTTCGGCTCCATTTTCTATCTCTTCTTCTCCCATCAATACAGCAAAGAGATCCGAATCAATAATCAATTGTCGCTGAAAAGCACGGTTAATACTATTGAGAGCTCCGTAATCCAGAAGGTGAATCAGGTCTACCTGTCCCTGGCACTCGGTAACGCTGCAAATATCAATTTGGATAGCTTAAAAGGAAACCACAGCAAAATTTTGGACATCGAACAGTCCCTCATAAATATGGTGCAAAATTATTCCGATCTCATTGAAGCTATTCATGTGTACGATGCTAAGAACCACTTCGTTGTCTCATCTATATATGGGCTGATGCTCTATGGGGACACGCCTTCAAGTGCGGATCATACGACGGAATGGATTGCTGCGATGAAAGAAACCGAAGAAAGCTCCTTATGGATGCAGACTCGCATGGTTCCTCAGGATGCATATATCGAATCGCGGGGACAGAGCAACATGAGCCCTATCATTTCCTATGTCCACAGTTACCCGTTTCAATCTTCTGGAAAAGACAGCAAGGTCATGATTGCGATTGATATCAAAGAGTCAGCAATCAGTCAGATCATTAAAAATATGCTCCCTGCTGATTATGCGAATACATTAATCATCGATCAGGATGGAACTGTCATCTCTGCCGCAGACAAAACGTTAATAGGCAGTGCTACGGAAGAGAATCTGACTCAGTCACTGCTCTCTCTTCATTCTTCAGATGAGAACTTCGCGCCTGTATTTAACCATGACTCTTCTGTCGTTACGCAAGATCAATTTAAAGGAAATGCATGGCGAATCTATACGACCACGCCTAATGAGAGCTTCTACTATAAGCTGGATAGCTTGAAGGAAATTTCAGTTCTTCTAGGCTTATTGGCTGTAGCGGTTGGGATCGCGATGTCGTCCATCTTCACCAGGGCCAACTATAGTCCACTAAAACAAATCCTGAATAACATCAAGAGCCGGATGGATAGCCCAACCAGCCTCAAGCAGGACGAATACCGGTTCATCGATACAACGTTTAACAGTCTGTCCAATAAAGTTGATAGTCTTGAAGAAACCTTGCAGGCCAATCATAAGATGATTAAGCATAGTATCATGCTGAACATGTTGAATAACCGATTTACACCGGAAGAGCTGACAGAGCAACTGCAATCTGTGCATATTTCAATCGATTACTCCCGCTTCCGCTGCATCGTCATTGACCCCGTCAATGAGAAGTGGAAAAATCTACAGCCACGACAGTTGCAGCATACGTTGTACACGATGATTCAGCAACTTGAGATGGCAGACATGGAAGAAACAAAGCTGCTCGCAGAGGAATTGCAGGATCACAAAATCGGTGTAATCATCTGTACCAATCAATCCGAGGAACCTATCTCTGATCACATTATTAACTTTATTCACACGGAGGCAAGAAGCAGATTTGGCCTTGAATTTGTACTTTCGTTAGGCGGCTGGGTAGAACACTTCACGAAGATTCACACAAGCTATCATCAGGCGAATGCCTTGATTCGATACGCCTACTTCTTTCCCGATCAGTCTGCCATTCAGGATCTTGATCTGCTGAACAGGGAAGCCAGCGGTCTGGAGATCCCGGAATCATATCTCATTAACTTCGAGAAAAAATTGCAGACTCGGGATATGCAAGGTTCGGTCCAGGCCATTCAGGAATTGGTAGCGATAATAAAGGAAGGCCCCTATTCAGCCGAATACAGTCGTATCATCTTATTAAAAACGGTATCTATATACGCTGAATGTATTCAACAGATGCGCCTGCAACCTGCCGAGGCGAGTTCATTGAATTTGTACAAGCAATTTTCATTGTTCTACAATATCAATCGCTATTCGGAATGGATGATCCATCTCGTGACTGAATTTGTGATGCACATGGAGAAACGAAGCGAGGTACGGAGTGTGGATACCATATCGGCGGTCAAAGCCTATATTCACGAGCACTTGTCGGGCGATCTCACGCTGGATCATGTCTCAGAGCAAGTATTCATCAGCCCTAAATATCTCAGTAAACTCTTCAAAGAAGAAACCGGGATTGTCTATTCCGAGTATGTTACGAATCAGCGAATGGAACGCGCCCGGGAACTCATGACACAACGTGAAATTACGGTTGAGCAGGTCGCAAGTACGGTCGGTTACCGCACTCCTGCCTATTTCATTAAGAAGTTCAAAGAAATTCACGGCTGTACGCCGAAAAATTTCATGCGCAGTCTAATGGAGCAGTAA
- a CDS encoding S-layer homology domain-containing protein, whose protein sequence is MRKPLKKSLALLLMLSMVGPTFAEKSFAADQKIQFSDIKGHWAEANIQAWGDEGLIRGYLDRSFKPNTYITRAEFMNLVNGAFGYSGQAEVTFNDVSESAWYYEAVSIANANGYIDGYADGTMKPQDPITRQEAAKVIAGILNLESNETAANVFSDSSSIAAWSKGAVGGAAAAKIIAGYADGSFKPLDSITRAEAVSALVKAVEADATTAAKPAKPKGTAAVLNVNPPADEARLSAVKDGANAGDDTLKNIAETNPFIDILDGFDQVWSMNQADWRDGTAATKIGADGKNAKYGDGPSPYYDGFKNDPTVPVADQKTYANEEIRNKATWEANIRYVEKVTQNRTGEEALAAYYDDQRDKIYSVMEGFGPLANTYVDIIKPKTNVERTVDDMNKVLTEETVEDESQGIGDWDAKTELSDLVNLVDLVRFKIPASSNPSKYFYSSPRPWRMNSNGEVKEVVDSKGLPVWETMGEGEKKEVPLASGGTKSTGEKHYQQYETNVKLIPALTYVKRIAEDGRGKDGGFPSGHTSAAYLSVFPLAYATPERFAELLTRAAQLGENRVVTGMHSPLDVIGGRIQSTAMAAYALNQAENKDVLEKGYENAGEVFGAAAKEKNMSLYEYAHTVTEDYTFKSAYDVHKWEDHDANKAFYREKMTYGLPQTGTKGLAPVVPQGAEALLETRQPYLTDEQRRQVLYTTSIDSGYPVLDESKGWGRIDLVTAADGYGAFLNNVTVDMDASKGRFNAEDWWRNNITGSGMLTKKGTGTLTLTGKNSYTGGTLLQAGTLVAESATAFGTGDLYVENGTVVVNVDGALNLNRNFTMDKGTLELVVADGNSQLNVGRKLYIDGGSLNLDLSNYKIEGSKDITLITANGITGEFDSVTADGYNVTVTYEKGRIIAHVAAK, encoded by the coding sequence ATGAGAAAACCACTTAAAAAGTCACTTGCACTACTTCTAATGTTGTCTATGGTAGGTCCGACGTTTGCAGAGAAGAGTTTTGCAGCCGATCAGAAGATTCAGTTCTCTGATATTAAGGGACACTGGGCGGAAGCAAATATTCAAGCATGGGGCGATGAAGGATTAATTCGGGGCTACCTGGATCGTTCATTCAAACCGAACACGTATATTACCAGAGCAGAATTTATGAATTTGGTAAATGGAGCGTTTGGATATTCCGGACAAGCTGAAGTTACCTTTAACGATGTGTCGGAGAGTGCGTGGTATTACGAAGCAGTTTCGATCGCAAATGCGAATGGATATATAGATGGATATGCGGATGGCACCATGAAGCCGCAAGATCCGATTACACGTCAGGAAGCAGCTAAAGTCATTGCTGGTATTCTAAATTTGGAGTCGAATGAAACAGCAGCAAATGTCTTTAGCGATTCATCTTCTATTGCGGCGTGGAGCAAGGGGGCTGTAGGTGGAGCTGCTGCAGCGAAAATTATTGCCGGATATGCAGATGGAAGCTTCAAACCGCTTGATTCCATTACTCGTGCCGAAGCCGTGTCAGCACTCGTTAAGGCGGTAGAAGCAGATGCGACTACGGCTGCCAAACCAGCTAAGCCAAAAGGAACGGCAGCCGTGCTGAATGTTAATCCTCCAGCAGATGAAGCCCGGTTGTCCGCCGTGAAGGACGGAGCCAATGCTGGAGACGACACCTTGAAAAATATTGCGGAAACCAATCCGTTTATTGATATTTTGGACGGTTTTGATCAAGTATGGTCCATGAATCAAGCAGATTGGAGAGACGGAACAGCGGCAACCAAAATTGGGGCTGACGGGAAGAATGCAAAGTATGGAGATGGACCGTCCCCCTATTATGACGGCTTTAAGAATGATCCAACCGTACCCGTCGCTGATCAGAAAACATATGCAAATGAAGAAATCCGAAACAAAGCGACTTGGGAAGCCAATATCAGATATGTAGAAAAGGTCACGCAAAACCGCACGGGTGAAGAAGCTTTGGCAGCCTATTATGATGACCAAAGGGATAAGATCTATAGTGTGATGGAGGGCTTTGGTCCGTTGGCTAACACGTATGTAGATATCATCAAGCCAAAGACAAACGTTGAACGAACGGTGGACGATATGAATAAGGTGTTGACCGAAGAAACGGTGGAAGATGAAAGCCAAGGTATTGGAGATTGGGATGCAAAAACGGAGCTTTCAGACCTGGTTAATTTGGTTGATCTGGTTCGATTCAAAATTCCTGCCTCATCTAATCCCTCTAAATATTTCTACTCTTCCCCAAGACCGTGGAGAATGAATTCCAATGGAGAAGTGAAAGAGGTTGTCGATAGCAAAGGGCTGCCTGTATGGGAAACCATGGGCGAAGGTGAGAAAAAAGAAGTACCTCTGGCTTCAGGCGGCACCAAATCAACCGGAGAAAAACATTACCAGCAATACGAAACTAACGTTAAGCTTATTCCTGCCTTAACTTATGTCAAACGAATTGCTGAGGATGGAAGAGGAAAAGATGGCGGATTCCCGAGCGGACATACCAGTGCAGCTTATTTATCCGTATTTCCTTTGGCATACGCTACGCCAGAACGATTCGCTGAATTGTTAACGAGAGCAGCTCAGTTGGGAGAGAATCGAGTCGTAACGGGGATGCACTCACCGCTTGATGTTATAGGCGGAAGAATACAATCCACGGCCATGGCTGCATATGCACTTAATCAGGCTGAGAACAAAGATGTGTTAGAGAAAGGCTATGAGAATGCAGGTGAAGTATTTGGAGCTGCAGCCAAGGAAAAAAATATGAGTCTGTATGAATATGCACACACCGTAACAGAGGATTACACATTTAAGAGTGCTTATGATGTACACAAATGGGAAGATCATGATGCCAATAAAGCCTTCTATAGAGAGAAGATGACATATGGTCTACCACAAACAGGAACTAAAGGTTTGGCTCCCGTTGTACCGCAAGGAGCAGAAGCGCTGTTGGAAACACGTCAACCGTATTTAACAGATGAGCAGCGCAGACAAGTATTGTATACAACATCCATTGACTCTGGATATCCTGTACTGGATGAATCCAAGGGCTGGGGTAGAATTGATCTGGTCACGGCTGCGGATGGATACGGTGCATTCTTAAACAATGTAACTGTGGATATGGATGCTTCCAAAGGACGGTTTAATGCAGAAGACTGGTGGAGAAATAATATCACCGGCAGTGGAATGCTCACGAAAAAGGGAACAGGAACCCTTACATTGACAGGAAAAAATAGCTACACAGGCGGAACCTTACTGCAAGCAGGAACACTGGTAGCTGAATCTGCAACGGCTTTTGGTACAGGTGATCTGTATGTAGAGAATGGAACAGTTGTTGTGAATGTGGATGGAGCATTAAACTTGAATAGAAACTTCACCATGGATAAGGGCACGCTGGAATTGGTTGTCGCTGATGGCAACAGTCAGCTGAATGTCGGCAGAAAACTCTATATTGATGGAGGAAGCCTGAATCTGGACTTGTCCAACTATAAGATTGAAGGCTCCAAAGATATTACGTTAATCACCGCGAATGGAATTACAGGTGAATTCGACAGTGTAACGGCAGATGGTTATAACGTTACGGTCACCTATGAAAAAGGTCGTATCATTGCACATGTTGCAGCCAAATAA
- a CDS encoding GNAT family N-acetyltransferase has product MDHVNIEHTPPAAGEYLSLRQIAGLSPMSREGAEIGLPNSLFAVCLREEDMLVGMGRVIGDGGCFFQVVDIAVHPDLQGMGYGKLIMSEIMNYLRDVVPARGLVSLLADVPADRLYAQFGFEYTSPKSEGMWWRQGE; this is encoded by the coding sequence ATGGATCATGTGAATATTGAACACACACCACCCGCAGCTGGGGAGTATCTTTCCCTGCGACAGATTGCCGGCCTTAGTCCGATGAGCAGGGAAGGGGCGGAGATTGGACTACCGAATAGCCTGTTTGCCGTATGTCTGCGTGAAGAGGATATGCTGGTAGGTATGGGGCGAGTGATTGGAGATGGAGGTTGCTTTTTTCAGGTCGTCGATATTGCTGTACACCCGGATCTTCAGGGAATGGGTTATGGAAAACTGATCATGAGCGAGATCATGAATTATCTGCGTGATGTTGTGCCTGCTCGAGGTTTGGTCAGTTTGCTGGCGGATGTTCCTGCGGATCGCCTATATGCTCAGTTTGGATTTGAGTATACTAGTCCGAAATCGGAGGGTATGTGGTGGAGACAGGGAGAGTAG